The following is a genomic window from Nocardioides thalensis.
CGCCACCAGCCGGAACGACGACAGGTCGGGCACGCCGACCTCGTCCCAGTGGGCGAAGAGCCGTTGCAGGTGGGCCGGGACGCAGAACATCGTCGTCGGCCGCTCGGCGCGGATCGCGTCGGTGACGGCGGCCGGATCGAAGGGACCGGGGATCACCACCCGGCCGCCCGCGAGCACGGTGCCGAGCGCGAACCGCAGCGGAGCGGAGTGGTAGAGGGGGCTCAGGACCAGGTTGACGTCGTCCGGGGCGAAGCCCCACAGGTCGCGCTCCTCGGCGACGAGTGCCTGTGCCTGCTCCGGGTCGAGCACGCCGGAGCAGACCCCCTTCGGCGTGCCCGTGGTGCCGCTGGTGCAGTGCATCGGCCGGGCGAGCGGCAGGCCGGGCGCGGGCAGGACGGCCAGCAGGTCGGCGAGCTGGTCCTCGTCGGTGACGACCAGTGTCGGGTCCAGGCCGGCGAGGATGCGGGTGCGCTCGCCCTCGGTCAGGCGCGGGTCGAGCGGGATCGGCAGCACGGCGCCGGTCAGCATCCGCAGCACCGCCTCGAGGTAGGCGTGCGAGCCGGGGACGAGCAGCGCCACCCGGTCACCCGTCGTCGGTCGTCGCACGGTGCTCACAGTAGGGTCCGGCTGTGCGCGTGGGACTGACCGGGGGAGTCGCCTCGGGGAAGAGCACCGTCTCGGCGATCCTCCGGGAGCTCGGTGCGGTCGTGATCGACGGCGACCAGCTCGCGCGTGAGGTGGTCGAGAAGGGCACCCCCGGCCTGGCCGCGGTCGTCGAGGCGTTCGGGCCGGAGGTGCTGACGCCGGACGGCCACCTCGACCGGCCCAAGGTCGGCTCGATCGTCTTCAACGACGAGCAGCAGCGCCGCGTGCTCGAGGGGATCGTGCACCCGCTCGTCTTCGAGCGGGTCGTCGAGCTCGAGGCCAACGCGCCCGAGGGCGCCCTGGTGGTGCACGACATCCCGCTGCTGGCCGAGACCGGGCGGGCCGACACGTTCGACGCGGTGATCGTCGTCGACGTCCCGGCCGAGGTCCAGGTGGAGCGGATGCTGCGCGACCGGGGCTGGACCGAGGAGGACGCCCGGGCGCGGATCGGCGCGCAGGCCTCGCGGGAGGACCGGCGCGCCATCGCGACGTACGTCATCGAGAACACGGGGACGCTCGACGACCTCCGCCGCAAGGTGACCGAGGTCTTCCAGCAGCTGACCTGACCGGCTGCGCCAGCTGGGTCGCTGACCTAGCCTGGTCCGGGAGGGATGATGCGTTCGATCTTCGGGGGGCTGTGCGCTGCCCTCGTCACGGCGGTGCTCGCCGCACCGGCGCCGCCGGTGCCTGCGGCGGCCGAGCCGACCCCGGAGCCGGTCCGGATCCTGCTCGTCGGCGACTCGGTCACGCAGGGCTCGGCAGGGGACTGGACCTGGCGCTACCGGCTCTGGCAGCACCTCGCCGCCGCCGGCGTGCCGGTCGACCTCGTCGGCCCCCGCACCGACCTCTACGACAACGTCGCCGACGAGCACGGCTCCCTCGCGTACGCCGACGGAGCCTTCGACCGCGACCACGCGGCTCGGTGGGGCATGCAGGTCGAGGTGCTCGACGTGCCGATCGCCGACCTGGTCGCCGAGCACCGGCCCGACGTCGTCGTCGAGATGCTCGGGTTCAACGACCTCTACGCCCAGCGGACGCCGGAGACCGTGGCGGCCCGGATCGGGCGCTTCGTCGACGAGGCACGGACGGCCGACCCCACCGTCGACGTGGTGCTGGCCGAGGCGACCCAGTCCTGGTTCCCGGCGGTGCCCGAGCTGAACGCCCGGTTGCGGTCGGTCGCCGCGGCGGCGACCACGGACGGGTCGCGGGTGGTCGTGGCGGCCACCGCTGCCGGTCACGACGCGCTCGCGGACACCTGGGACGGCTCCCACCCCAACGCGCGGGGCGAGGTGCGGATCGCCTGGGCGGTCGCCGACGCACTGCACGGGCTCGGCGTCGGGCCCGCGGCCGACCGCGCGGTGCCGTTCCCGCCCGTCGGGCCGCGGTCCGGCGCCCGGCTCTCCGCGGTGCCGAGGGATGCGAGCGCGACCCTCGCCTGGACGGGTCCACCCGGCGCGACGAGCCAGTACGTCTGGGTCCGCGACGTCACAGCCGGCCAGGCGTGGACCCGCCTGCCGTTCCGGGTCGCGGGCGGAGCGTGGACCGCCCGCTACCTCACCAACGGCCACCGCTACGACTACCGGCTGCAGCCGGTGAAGGGTGACGACGAGCCGGGCGGGAGGGTCTTCTCGAACGTCGTGCGCGTCGCACCCTCGCCGCCCCCGGGGGCGCCGCGGCGCCTCGCCGGCGACGCGGGTCGCCGGTGCGCGGTGCTCACCTGGCTGGCGCCGCGCCACGCGCGCAGCTATCAGGTGCAGCGGCGCACGCCGTACGGCTGGCGCACGCTCGGCCGCACTATCCGGCCCCGCTACCTGGCAACCGGCCTGCCGCGCGCCGCGGCGTGGACGTTCCGGGTGCGGTCGTGGCGCGGCGACCAGCGCGGTGACGCGGCCACGGTCCGGGTGCCCCGGGGCGGCCCGGCAGCGGCCTGCGGCTGACCGCGTCGGCACAGGACGCTCGAAGGCCCCCGCCCAAAGGGTGGCGGAGGCCTTCGATCAGCTGACCTGACAGGCGGTGGGGAAACCGAAAGGTCGAGCCAGCGTCCTTGTGGAGTTGTACGGTCAGGCGGCCAGGTCAGGGTCACCCAGGCGGCGGAGCTTCTGGAGCGCCTCCCGCTCGAGCTGGCGCACCCGCTCGGCCGAGATGCCGTGCTTGGCGCCGATGTCGGCCAGCTTGTGCTGGCGGCCGTCGGTGAGGCCGTAGCGCGACCGGATGATGTCGGCGGCCCGGTCGTCGAGCTGCCCGACCAGCCGGTTGAGGCGGTCGCGGGCCTCGGTGTCGAGGACCGTCAGGTCGGGGCCGGGCGAGGTCTCCTGGGCCATCAGGTCGCCCAGCGAGGTGTCGCCGTCCTCGTCGACCGGGGTGTCGAGGCTGACGTGCTCGCGCCCCCACGAGAGCAGGTCGAGCACGCGCTCGAGCTCGATGCCGAGCTCGGCGGCGATCTCCTCCGGCTCCGGCTCGCGGCCGAGCTGCCGCTCCAGGGTGCGCCGGGCGCCGCCGACCTGGTTGAGCTCCTCGACGACGTGCACGGGGAGGCGGACGACGCGCGCCTGCTGCGCGATGCCGCGGGTGATCGCCTGACGCACCCACCAGGTGGCGTAGGTGGAGAACTTGTAGCCCTTGGCGTAGTCGAACTTTTCGACCGCGCGGATCAGGCCGGTGTTGCCCTCCTGGATCAGGTCGAGCATCGGCATCTGCGCGCGGCCGTACTTGCGGGCGATGGAGACGACCAGGCGGAGGTTGGCGGTGATGAACTCCTGCACCGCACGCTGGCCCTCCTCGGCCATCCACTCCAGCTCCTCGCGCTTCACGTTGCCGGCGGGAGCGCCCTTGCGGCGGCCCCAGCGACCCT
Proteins encoded in this region:
- a CDS encoding GDSL-type esterase/lipase family protein, which produces MRSIFGGLCAALVTAVLAAPAPPVPAAAEPTPEPVRILLVGDSVTQGSAGDWTWRYRLWQHLAAAGVPVDLVGPRTDLYDNVADEHGSLAYADGAFDRDHAARWGMQVEVLDVPIADLVAEHRPDVVVEMLGFNDLYAQRTPETVAARIGRFVDEARTADPTVDVVLAEATQSWFPAVPELNARLRSVAAAATTDGSRVVVAATAAGHDALADTWDGSHPNARGEVRIAWAVADALHGLGVGPAADRAVPFPPVGPRSGARLSAVPRDASATLAWTGPPGATSQYVWVRDVTAGQAWTRLPFRVAGGAWTARYLTNGHRYDYRLQPVKGDDEPGGRVFSNVVRVAPSPPPGAPRRLAGDAGRRCAVLTWLAPRHARSYQVQRRTPYGWRTLGRTIRPRYLATGLPRAAAWTFRVRSWRGDQRGDAATVRVPRGGPAAACG
- the coaE gene encoding dephospho-CoA kinase; protein product: MRVGLTGGVASGKSTVSAILRELGAVVIDGDQLAREVVEKGTPGLAAVVEAFGPEVLTPDGHLDRPKVGSIVFNDEQQRRVLEGIVHPLVFERVVELEANAPEGALVVHDIPLLAETGRADTFDAVIVVDVPAEVQVERMLRDRGWTEEDARARIGAQASREDRRAIATYVIENTGTLDDLRRKVTEVFQQLT
- a CDS encoding sigma-70 family RNA polymerase sigma factor, with amino-acid sequence MATAVANKKGAVREIEGRDSVGLYLDEIARTPLLDAAREVELAKTIEAGLYAEHLLKEGRWGRRKGAPAGNVKREELEWMAEEGQRAVQEFITANLRLVVSIARKYGRAQMPMLDLIQEGNTGLIRAVEKFDYAKGYKFSTYATWWVRQAITRGIAQQARVVRLPVHVVEELNQVGGARRTLERQLGREPEPEEIAAELGIELERVLDLLSWGREHVSLDTPVDEDGDTSLGDLMAQETSPGPDLTVLDTEARDRLNRLVGQLDDRAADIIRSRYGLTDGRQHKLADIGAKHGISAERVRQLEREALQKLRRLGDPDLAA